In one Nicotiana sylvestris chromosome 8, ASM39365v2, whole genome shotgun sequence genomic region, the following are encoded:
- the LOC138874848 gene encoding uncharacterized protein encodes MRRSRSANNLLTLDPEIEWTLHRVRREVEARTRIERELDIVVQPQPIEMAGNVERAVVEAARPNLSNMTQAIMKPEITGHFELKQYMVQLIQSTGQYVGLSHEDPQRHIQNFLEITDTYNYPNVSKEYVRLTLFPFSLLGEAKEWLQKEPVNSIHTWDDLARKFLIKFFPTKKTKSLRSQILGFEQRDRETLHQAWERYKKLLRDLSHHCQTDEVLGHTFVDGLDEASKMNLDSACGGSCMVKPYSEIQLLLNNFTANDHNWQGDGDSRQASKQKTAGLIELDDLSAMRAEIAKLANQMNRMTMQQTQQMQHVQQMSLCCELCGDNHMSDMCPTNLESIYYVGQQSRGPMNQNAQYGNTYNPNWKNHPNFSWGGNQPIQNHYRPQGNFNQP; translated from the coding sequence atgcggaggagtagaagcgcaaacaatctccttactcttgatcctgaaattgaatgGACACTTCATAGAGTGAGGAGGGAGGTCGAAGCTAGAACTAGAatagaaagagagttggacatcgtagttcaaccacagccaatTGAGATGGCAGGTAATGTAGAGCGTGCGGTGGTAGAAGCCGCAAGGCCCAATCTTtctaatatgactcaggctattATGAAGCCTGAGATCacagggcattttgaactcaaacagtacatggtacagttgattcagtccacagggcaatatgtaggtctatctcatgaagatccgcagaggcacattcagaatttctTGGAAATTACGGACACCTACAATTATCCGAACGTTTCCAAGGAATATGTCAGGCTGACACTTTTTCCCTTTTCACTGTTGGGGGAAGCTAAGGAATGGTTACAGAAAGAGCCCGTGAACTCAatccatacttgggatgatctagcaaggaaattcttaatcaagtttttccctaCCAAGAAGACAAAGTCATTGAGGAGTCAAATTCTTGGGTTCGAACAACGGGATAGAGAGACACTTCATCAAGcctgggaaagatacaagaagcTACTCAGAGATTTGTCGCACCATTGTCAGACTGATGAGGTATTGGGACACACTTTTGTTGATGGGCTAGATGAGGcctcaaagatgaatcttgattcagcttgtgggggTAGTTGCATGGTGAAACCATATAGTGAAATTCAACTCTTGCTGAATaacttcactgctaatgatcataactggcaaggagatggggATTCACGCCAGGCAAGTAAACAGAAGACAGCCGGGTTGATTGAGCTTGATGACCTCTCGGCCATGAGAGCAGAGATAGCAAAATTGGCAAACCAGATGAATAGAATGACAATGCAACAAACACAACAGATGCAACATGTACAACAGATGTCTCTTTGTTGCGAACTATGTGGTGACAACCATATGAGTGACATGTGCCCCACGAATCTAGAATCTATATACTATGTGGGACAGCAGAGCAGGGGTCCAATGAATCAGAatgcacaatatgggaacacttataACCCAAATTGGAAGAATCATCCCAACTTCTCATGGGGTGGAAATCAGCCAATTCAGAATCAttatagaccccaaggaaatttcaATCAACCTTAG